The following proteins are encoded in a genomic region of Cyclonatronum proteinivorum:
- a CDS encoding DUF1828 domain-containing protein, translated as MNFDITKLQHALSTYMCAEVKLEAKNGCLISVETPFFFADGDPYQIYIQEMPGGLIRLSDMGHTMMHLSYENDVDKFRTGTRGKLLEQILAEMSVEEDNGAFFIETPIEEIGQNIFRLGQALTKVYDLSFLNRSRNESTFYEDLQEELFKVVGEDKVVKDYFYDKMENAQDYPIDYRIEGKHAPLFLFGIPNKDKARLTTMIIERLLRVEADFDSLLIFSDLGAIPKQDLARLSNAGGEIISSLDAKRDFSRKLLRKISLN; from the coding sequence ATGAACTTCGATATTACAAAGCTGCAGCATGCACTCAGCACATATATGTGTGCTGAAGTTAAGTTGGAAGCAAAAAACGGGTGTCTGATTTCAGTGGAAACGCCATTCTTTTTTGCTGACGGAGATCCGTATCAGATATACATTCAAGAAATGCCAGGTGGTCTTATAAGACTTTCTGATATGGGTCATACCATGATGCACCTTAGCTATGAAAATGATGTTGATAAGTTCAGAACCGGAACAAGGGGTAAACTTTTAGAACAAATCCTGGCTGAGATGTCAGTAGAAGAAGATAACGGAGCTTTCTTTATTGAAACCCCAATTGAAGAAATAGGACAGAATATTTTTCGGTTAGGCCAGGCGCTGACAAAAGTCTATGATCTTTCCTTTTTGAACAGATCCCGAAATGAATCAACTTTTTATGAAGACCTTCAGGAAGAATTATTCAAGGTTGTCGGTGAAGACAAGGTGGTGAAAGATTATTTCTACGACAAAATGGAAAATGCGCAGGACTACCCAATCGACTATCGTATTGAAGGTAAGCATGCCCCGCTTTTTCTTTTTGGGATTCCAAACAAAGATAAAGCACGGCTGACGACCATGATTATTGAAAGGTTGCTAAGAGTTGAAGCGGATTTTGACAGCTTGCTGATTTTCTCCGATCTGGGTGCAATTCCAAAACAAGATCTTGCAAGACTTTCTAATGCCGGGGGTGAAATTATTTCTTCGTTGGATGCTAAGCGCGATTTTTCAAGAAAGCTGCTGCGAAAAATCAGCCTGAATTAG
- a CDS encoding deoxyribodipyrimidine photo-lyase translates to MKNINSLRVFKRNENEPNPEGEFVLYWMQINRRLHYNFALEYAVAWANKLGKPLLVFEALSCDYPWRTARTHWFIMQGMAEHQEIAEKEGFNYYSFLEEEAGEYPALFRELAAKSCLVVTDEYPIFIMRKRNESIPQTLDVPYYSIDSNGIIPMKMTDKAPYSAYIFRKTMQKQFRHCFEHPPKENPLADLQNRDMVQLGESVTQKYPDAKTAGRFSKEWLAGIDVDQSVKPLAIEGTRKAGLERTTQFLEFDLKAYDEERNDPDTEGTSRLSPWLHFGKISEHELVDHALRRQPRDWSRDTLKPQNGKRDGFFGGETGIEAWLDELITWREVGFHFAHHTPNYDQFESLPDWAQETLTEHEADPRPVVYTYEQLANAETEDDIWNAAQRQLVREGRIHNYLRMLWGKKVLQWTPDARTALDYLIRLNNIYAIDGRDPNSYSGIFWIFGRFDRAWGPERKIFGKVRYMTSDSTRKKVKIKEYLKKYARF, encoded by the coding sequence ATGAAAAACATCAACAGCCTGCGCGTGTTCAAGCGCAACGAAAACGAACCCAATCCCGAGGGCGAATTTGTCCTCTACTGGATGCAGATCAACCGGCGGCTGCACTACAATTTCGCGCTCGAATACGCCGTCGCCTGGGCCAACAAGCTCGGCAAGCCGCTGCTGGTTTTCGAAGCGCTATCCTGCGACTACCCCTGGCGTACGGCGCGTACGCATTGGTTCATCATGCAGGGCATGGCCGAGCATCAGGAAATTGCCGAAAAAGAGGGCTTCAACTACTACAGCTTTCTGGAGGAGGAAGCCGGCGAGTATCCTGCGCTGTTTCGCGAGCTGGCGGCGAAATCCTGTCTGGTCGTGACCGACGAGTACCCGATTTTCATCATGCGCAAGCGTAACGAGAGCATCCCGCAAACGCTGGATGTGCCCTACTACTCGATTGATTCCAACGGCATCATCCCGATGAAAATGACCGATAAAGCGCCCTATTCGGCCTACATTTTCCGGAAAACCATGCAGAAACAATTCCGGCATTGCTTTGAGCATCCCCCGAAAGAAAATCCGCTGGCGGATCTCCAGAACCGTGACATGGTTCAGCTCGGGGAATCCGTAACCCAAAAATATCCGGACGCTAAAACGGCAGGGCGTTTTTCGAAGGAGTGGCTTGCCGGCATTGATGTCGATCAAAGCGTGAAGCCGCTCGCAATCGAAGGCACCCGCAAAGCCGGACTCGAGCGTACGACGCAGTTCCTCGAATTCGATCTCAAAGCCTACGACGAAGAGCGCAACGATCCGGATACCGAGGGCACAAGCCGCCTGAGTCCGTGGCTGCATTTCGGCAAAATCAGCGAGCACGAGCTGGTCGATCACGCGCTTCGGCGTCAGCCGCGTGACTGGAGCCGGGATACACTCAAGCCCCAAAACGGCAAGCGCGACGGCTTCTTCGGCGGCGAAACCGGCATCGAAGCCTGGCTCGACGAGCTCATCACCTGGCGGGAAGTCGGCTTCCATTTTGCGCACCACACCCCTAACTACGATCAATTTGAGTCCCTGCCTGACTGGGCTCAGGAAACCCTCACCGAGCACGAGGCCGATCCGCGGCCCGTCGTGTACACCTACGAACAGCTCGCGAACGCCGAAACGGAAGATGACATCTGGAATGCAGCGCAGCGGCAGCTCGTACGAGAAGGCCGCATCCACAACTACCTGCGCATGCTCTGGGGCAAAAAAGTCCTCCAATGGACGCCCGACGCCCGCACTGCCCTCGACTACCTCATCCGCCTCAACAACATCTACGCCATCGACGGCCGCGACCCCAACAGCTACTCCGGCATCTTCTGGATTTTCGGCCGCTTCGACCGCGCCTGGGGTCCCGAGCGCAAAATCTTCGGCAAGGTCCGCTACATGACCAGCGACAGCACGCGTAAAAAAGTCAAAATCAAAGAATACCTCAAAAAATACGCGCGGTTCTGA
- a CDS encoding cryptochrome/photolyase family protein produces MSGDTLSEFSSSGRLHKQLWFVNADQLNRAQIPSSFTPEKNSLIFCESAAEVSKLPFHKKKITYIWSAQRHFATECMEEGWQVAYLKGEEAVAAQLEARLASGEHELHYMQPAEYDLRQELAALAEKTGTLECHPNTFFMSDPEEWREKMAGGYLLEYFYREMRKRTGYLMQNGKPEGGDWNYDKENRKKLPKGKKPPKPVTFAPDAITQAVMEEVASRFPDHWGETAGFNHAVDRAGALNAADDFFQNRFKEFGPYEDALVTGEYVVYHSTLSIYMNNGLLGAEELCERALEAWENGSAPINSVEGYIRQIIGWREYIRNYYEAMMPEVRLANTFGFERGLPMSFWTGETNMKCISECVKPVLETGYSHHIPRLMVLSNYSNLTETDPRELLKWFWYGYLDAWEWVVLPNVLGMSTFADGGVLASKPYVSSGNYINKMSDYCKNCHYSVSKKNGPKACPLNYLYWNFVDNHQPAFEENGRVSFMLNMLNKKSPEERQQIREDAARYIDALERYEHT; encoded by the coding sequence ATGTCAGGCGATACCCTTTCCGAATTTTCTTCCTCCGGCAGGCTCCATAAACAGCTTTGGTTTGTCAATGCCGATCAGCTGAACCGGGCTCAGATTCCATCCTCCTTTACCCCCGAAAAAAACAGCCTGATTTTTTGCGAGTCAGCCGCAGAGGTCTCGAAGCTGCCTTTTCACAAGAAAAAAATCACCTACATCTGGAGTGCGCAGCGGCATTTCGCGACGGAGTGCATGGAGGAAGGCTGGCAGGTCGCCTATCTGAAAGGGGAAGAAGCTGTTGCGGCACAGCTTGAAGCGCGTCTTGCTTCCGGAGAGCATGAGCTGCACTATATGCAGCCCGCGGAATACGATTTGCGTCAGGAACTTGCGGCTTTGGCCGAAAAGACGGGTACGCTCGAATGCCATCCCAACACCTTTTTTATGTCCGACCCCGAGGAGTGGAGGGAGAAAATGGCAGGGGGATATCTCCTGGAGTATTTTTACCGGGAGATGCGCAAGCGGACTGGCTATCTGATGCAGAACGGTAAACCCGAAGGCGGGGACTGGAACTACGACAAGGAAAACCGCAAAAAACTCCCAAAAGGGAAAAAGCCGCCCAAGCCGGTCACTTTCGCGCCCGATGCCATCACGCAAGCCGTTATGGAGGAAGTCGCATCCCGTTTCCCCGATCACTGGGGTGAAACCGCGGGATTTAATCACGCCGTTGACCGCGCCGGGGCACTCAACGCTGCCGATGACTTCTTCCAAAACCGCTTCAAAGAATTTGGTCCTTACGAAGATGCGCTCGTCACCGGCGAGTATGTGGTTTATCACTCGACGCTCTCTATTTATATGAACAACGGCCTGCTCGGAGCCGAAGAGTTGTGCGAGCGCGCCCTCGAAGCCTGGGAAAACGGCAGCGCGCCCATCAACTCGGTCGAGGGGTACATCCGGCAAATTATCGGCTGGCGCGAGTACATCCGCAACTACTACGAGGCCATGATGCCCGAAGTGCGGCTGGCCAACACCTTCGGCTTTGAGCGCGGCTTGCCGATGTCGTTCTGGACCGGCGAAACCAATATGAAGTGTATCAGCGAGTGCGTCAAACCGGTGCTTGAGACCGGCTACTCGCACCACATCCCGCGGCTGATGGTCCTCAGCAATTACAGCAACCTTACCGAAACCGACCCGCGCGAACTGCTCAAATGGTTCTGGTACGGCTACCTTGACGCCTGGGAGTGGGTCGTGCTGCCCAACGTGCTCGGGATGAGCACCTTTGCCGATGGCGGCGTGCTGGCCTCCAAGCCCTACGTGTCGAGCGGTAACTACATCAATAAGATGAGCGACTATTGCAAAAACTGTCACTACTCGGTCAGCAAGAAAAATGGCCCTAAAGCCTGCCCCCTCAACTACCTGTACTGGAACTTTGTGGACAACCATCAGCCGGCCTTCGAGGAAAACGGACGCGTCTCCTTCATGCTGAACATGCTCAACAAAAAAAGCCCGGAAGAGCGGCAGCAAATCCGCGAGGATGCAGCGCGCTACATCGACGCCCTCGAGCGCTACGAGCATACCTGA
- a CDS encoding SGNH/GDSL hydrolase family protein translates to MSKSLLFYSLLFVFSLLSGFIVLEAGLRALDRAPVQSTWLAFHERGASTNLPNLRPLHTHQDIRVRYELSELRTRGALPEPQHYNIWMFGDSFTFGLLLQEEDTFIARLNRKAICQDDGCLDQVRFINAGVGGTGLSNWPAWLEVFGEALPMDALFFVHNYDDMERSFWSNHYVLKGDELLPSLRWIERPSKQRLDRSGFWRWLRENFRAFTMLHTLMWGSVFFEDIIKSGNPDFLPPPVFETMDEWVNYNIRLSEALYRRSLEIAAETGVPLWSGSTGWISPPHLTDGNRAVFESLPETLAALGVPYFDISQAMFERLGGDYEPVTIPGDTHPGPEGAQLIAELLWDDFAPFLRAHLGCE, encoded by the coding sequence ATGTCCAAATCTCTCCTTTTTTACAGCCTGCTTTTCGTTTTCTCGCTGCTCAGCGGCTTCATCGTGCTTGAAGCCGGTCTGCGGGCGCTTGACCGCGCGCCGGTGCAAAGTACCTGGCTGGCCTTTCATGAACGGGGGGCTTCGACCAACCTCCCTAACCTGCGCCCCCTGCATACGCATCAGGACATCCGAGTGCGCTACGAACTTTCGGAGCTCCGCACCCGCGGCGCGCTGCCCGAGCCACAGCACTACAACATCTGGATGTTCGGGGATTCCTTCACCTTCGGATTACTGCTTCAGGAAGAGGACACCTTCATCGCGCGGCTCAACCGGAAAGCGATTTGTCAGGATGACGGTTGCCTGGATCAGGTCCGCTTCATCAATGCCGGCGTTGGCGGAACCGGGCTCTCCAATTGGCCCGCCTGGCTGGAAGTTTTCGGGGAAGCTTTACCGATGGACGCCCTGTTTTTCGTGCACAACTACGACGATATGGAGCGCAGCTTCTGGTCCAATCACTACGTGCTGAAAGGCGACGAACTGCTGCCTTCTCTTCGGTGGATTGAGCGCCCCTCCAAACAGCGTCTTGACCGCTCCGGTTTCTGGCGCTGGCTCCGGGAAAACTTCCGGGCGTTCACCATGCTCCATACGCTGATGTGGGGCAGCGTCTTTTTTGAAGACATCATCAAAAGCGGGAACCCGGATTTTTTGCCGCCGCCTGTTTTTGAAACGATGGATGAGTGGGTGAACTACAACATCAGGCTGAGCGAAGCGCTGTATCGCCGGAGTCTGGAAATAGCGGCTGAAACGGGAGTCCCGCTGTGGAGCGGCAGCACCGGATGGATCAGCCCACCGCACCTGACCGACGGCAACCGTGCTGTTTTTGAAAGCCTGCCCGAAACGCTGGCAGCACTCGGGGTGCCCTACTTTGACATCAGCCAGGCGATGTTTGAGCGTCTCGGCGGAGATTACGAGCCGGTAACGATTCCGGGGGACACGCACCCCGGTCCTGAAGGAGCTCAATTGATCGCGGAGCTTTTATGGGATGATTTTGCGCCTTTTCTGCGGGCACATCTTGGGTGTGAATAA
- a CDS encoding alpha-amylase domain-containing protein, producing the protein MKKYLLLFVFTLIVSGAAQAQQDRTMMQGFYWDVTPGGVWYDSLAVNADLLGLAGFNSIWLPPPSKGAAGGFDVGYTPYDYYDLGNFDSRAGDQTSGTGAFIPTRYGTLENLQFAIERLKANGLKVYADIVLNHRSGGNLEPNIYGEFYTDRNGGSLFSPDGDSTFTAFPLTHGSGRIGWPVGEGNEFFFPNAVHNQSNTADFLSGSQLAGFHQMYVNEFGYTNALHTGSGQSLPVGDSLKVWGDWLTNTLGLDGYRFDFVKGVHPEYFKSFMNFGAMQGKFHVHELFDGDIGRKLAYLEMLNTTNSPFSPSPPPSKPGAIFDFNMRFAYKAMSDGGDNYDIRNWHNAGLHNVFGVPFEQIVFFVDNHDFDRTDYTGSVTAPGHSPVVNNKMLAYAHMLTHPGYAQVWYRDYFNYGLRDEINLLLQVRNQLGGGSYRALTRPGDGGGNPFFPGNPDEDPRHVYIAERSGTGGDTGLIVAINKHSSFEIDVWVDTQWPERTLYDLTGNFDGTIEVFEDGRARIKTKPSSYHIFVPVEYSLELPPANIALNEIVSPTGTRFIEETITPRVSFTNESLFSQQNIGLTFTVLSGNEVVYADAITIPQIGSGVTNEAVFEGFELLLPGTYTAVAEIDFEDDSDPSDNLLEIVFEVVDPNEATAFRIDGVINEPQYILMAEKENDNAGFGPGKDVRALWYFADSDSLYIAIESEMVLGDADGIGIFLDFEEVQGLPAGTPLGGAEGAVSFLNPPNPVNQAFKMDFEVDFGFAWIGAQNRVLMSVADYTGDEKLGKLVLPASASPGGNGATGTGPAEDGLFPANSIRYAMLNDGEANHGVEFAVALADLGVSGGRFRAFAFIVSGTGYFSNVLLPGDANGTADAFQNFGYNADFGTVEGGPFHTPWFSISDPTNIEPETRSELPTQAELSQNYPNPFNPTTNIRYAVPETGQVTLEVFNLLGQRVALLVDEVMQPGTYTLNFDATRLASGVYLYRLQTGGQVLTRKMTLIK; encoded by the coding sequence ATGAAAAAATACCTGTTACTTTTTGTTTTCACTTTGATTGTGTCGGGTGCTGCGCAAGCGCAGCAGGACCGGACCATGATGCAGGGTTTCTACTGGGACGTTACGCCAGGCGGCGTTTGGTATGACTCGCTGGCTGTAAATGCGGACCTTCTTGGTCTTGCCGGGTTCAACAGCATTTGGCTGCCGCCGCCAAGTAAAGGAGCTGCGGGCGGATTCGATGTCGGTTACACCCCGTATGACTACTATGATCTGGGTAACTTTGACAGCCGTGCCGGTGATCAGACTTCCGGTACAGGCGCTTTTATCCCGACCAGATACGGAACCCTTGAGAACCTTCAGTTTGCGATAGAGCGCCTTAAGGCGAATGGACTCAAGGTCTATGCCGATATTGTGCTTAATCACCGCTCGGGTGGAAACCTGGAGCCCAATATTTACGGTGAGTTTTACACGGACCGCAACGGCGGCTCGCTGTTCAGTCCCGACGGGGATTCGACCTTCACGGCTTTCCCCCTAACACATGGGTCAGGTCGTATCGGCTGGCCGGTAGGGGAAGGTAACGAATTCTTTTTCCCGAATGCGGTGCACAATCAGAGCAACACCGCTGATTTCCTGAGCGGCAGTCAGTTGGCGGGTTTTCATCAGATGTATGTGAATGAGTTTGGGTACACCAATGCACTGCATACGGGTTCGGGGCAGAGTCTGCCGGTTGGCGACAGTCTGAAGGTTTGGGGTGACTGGCTCACCAATACCCTTGGCCTGGATGGCTACCGCTTTGACTTCGTGAAGGGCGTTCATCCCGAATATTTCAAGTCATTTATGAATTTTGGTGCCATGCAGGGAAAATTTCATGTGCATGAGCTCTTCGACGGTGATATCGGACGCAAACTGGCGTATCTGGAAATGCTGAATACGACCAATTCGCCATTCAGTCCTTCCCCGCCACCGAGCAAGCCCGGTGCGATTTTCGACTTCAATATGCGTTTTGCCTATAAAGCCATGAGCGATGGCGGCGATAATTACGATATCCGGAACTGGCACAATGCCGGTCTGCACAATGTGTTTGGCGTGCCTTTTGAGCAAATTGTGTTTTTTGTGGATAACCATGATTTCGACCGCACAGATTACACCGGCTCGGTAACAGCACCCGGTCACAGCCCGGTTGTGAACAACAAAATGCTGGCTTACGCCCACATGCTAACCCATCCCGGCTATGCGCAGGTTTGGTACCGCGATTACTTTAATTACGGTTTGCGCGATGAAATCAACCTGCTGCTTCAGGTGCGCAATCAGTTGGGCGGCGGCAGCTACCGCGCGCTTACGCGTCCAGGCGATGGCGGCGGCAATCCCTTTTTCCCCGGCAATCCGGATGAAGATCCGCGGCACGTCTATATTGCGGAACGTAGCGGAACCGGCGGCGACACCGGCCTGATCGTTGCCATTAACAAGCACTCTTCATTCGAAATTGATGTATGGGTTGATACACAGTGGCCCGAGCGCACCCTGTATGACCTCACCGGTAACTTTGATGGTACGATTGAAGTGTTTGAAGACGGACGTGCGCGTATTAAAACCAAGCCATCAAGCTATCATATTTTTGTACCGGTTGAATACAGTCTCGAGCTGCCGCCGGCCAATATCGCGCTGAATGAAATCGTGAGCCCGACAGGCACCCGCTTCATTGAAGAAACCATCACCCCGCGGGTGAGCTTTACAAATGAGAGTCTGTTCTCGCAGCAAAACATTGGCCTTACCTTTACAGTGCTATCAGGCAACGAGGTAGTCTATGCCGATGCGATTACCATCCCGCAGATCGGTTCCGGCGTAACAAACGAGGCGGTTTTCGAAGGATTTGAGCTGCTGCTACCCGGCACCTACACGGCTGTAGCGGAGATTGATTTTGAAGATGACAGCGACCCGTCTGATAATCTTCTGGAAATTGTATTCGAAGTAGTTGATCCCAACGAAGCTACCGCTTTCCGCATTGACGGGGTCATCAACGAGCCGCAGTACATTCTGATGGCTGAAAAGGAAAACGATAACGCTGGTTTCGGGCCCGGCAAAGATGTCCGCGCGTTGTGGTATTTCGCGGACTCAGATTCGCTTTATATTGCTATCGAATCCGAAATGGTGCTCGGTGATGCCGATGGTATCGGGATCTTTCTTGATTTCGAAGAGGTGCAGGGCTTGCCGGCCGGCACACCGCTGGGCGGTGCCGAAGGTGCGGTCTCCTTCCTGAATCCGCCGAATCCGGTTAATCAGGCCTTCAAAATGGACTTTGAAGTTGATTTCGGCTTTGCCTGGATCGGTGCACAAAACCGCGTGCTGATGTCAGTTGCCGATTATACCGGTGATGAAAAGCTCGGCAAGCTGGTACTCCCGGCTTCAGCGAGTCCTGGTGGTAACGGAGCAACAGGCACGGGTCCGGCTGAAGACGGTTTGTTCCCGGCCAACAGTATCCGCTATGCGATGCTTAATGATGGCGAAGCCAATCACGGGGTCGAATTCGCGGTTGCCCTCGCTGATCTTGGCGTGAGCGGCGGACGCTTCCGTGCCTTTGCCTTTATCGTATCGGGAACAGGCTATTTCTCCAACGTGCTTCTGCCCGGCGACGCCAATGGTACAGCTGATGCCTTCCAAAACTTCGGATACAATGCTGATTTCGGCACTGTTGAAGGCGGCCCCTTCCACACCCCATGGTTCTCCATCAGCGATCCGACCAACATTGAACCGGAAACCCGCTCCGAACTTCCGACACAGGCCGAGTTGAGTCAGAACTATCCGAACCCCTTCAACCCTACAACAAACATCCGCTACGCCGTACCGGAAACGGGACAGGTAACCCTGGAGGTCTTCAACCTGCTTGGTCAGCGTGTTGCATTGCTTGTTGATGAAGTGATGCAGCCGGGTACTTACACGCTCAATTTTGACGCAACCCGCCTTGCGAGCGGCGTGTACCTGTACCGTCTGCAAACCGGCGGACAGGTTCTCACCCGAAAAATGACCCTGATCAAATAA
- a CDS encoding RES family NAD+ phosphorylase codes for MRVFRVERKKYLETTLQGIGAARSSGFRWNSLYTRLVYTSESRALALLEISVHLDISEDLPTDRVYVEIEIPDSVSVQVLNPDNLPDTWDAKPPTSETQLIGDDFVMQQGAAVLKVPSAIVPASFNYLINPLHPDARSITVVSVIPLKFDFRIKQ; via the coding sequence ATGCGCGTATTTCGGGTTGAGCGGAAAAAGTATCTCGAAACGACTCTGCAGGGCATAGGAGCTGCGCGGTCTTCAGGTTTTAGGTGGAACAGCCTTTACACGCGTCTTGTGTACACTTCTGAAAGCCGTGCGCTTGCGTTGCTTGAAATTTCCGTGCACCTCGACATCAGCGAAGATTTACCGACCGACCGTGTTTATGTCGAAATAGAAATTCCTGATTCGGTTTCTGTTCAGGTGCTAAATCCGGATAATCTGCCGGACACTTGGGACGCCAAGCCTCCGACATCTGAGACCCAGCTTATCGGGGACGATTTTGTAATGCAACAGGGCGCGGCTGTCCTGAAAGTACCAAGTGCCATTGTTCCGGCATCATTCAACTATCTCATCAACCCCCTTCACCCGGACGCGCGAAGTATAACTGTTGTGTCGGTAATTCCCCTTAAGTTCGATTTTCGGATCAAGCAGTAG
- a CDS encoding antitoxin Xre/MbcA/ParS toxin-binding domain-containing protein: protein MSSTEIFQPSKISTQLKRQRRNRGGWQINARSKTYKWATQMERVDLIRNRLPVETLEVVARQAGVPIQQVLELIGIHKTTYNKKKRAPELLSSRDSEMVLILIELLTFGKSVFNDDEKKFQRWLKKNNISLGGVTPVSLFDSVTGIAEVKNALLRLEYGNLA from the coding sequence ATGAGTAGCACAGAAATTTTTCAGCCTTCAAAAATTTCAACCCAGTTGAAGCGCCAGAGACGAAATCGCGGCGGATGGCAAATCAATGCCCGAAGTAAAACCTATAAATGGGCCACACAAATGGAACGGGTTGATCTGATCCGAAACAGGCTTCCCGTAGAAACTTTGGAAGTAGTCGCACGGCAGGCAGGGGTTCCGATTCAGCAGGTACTCGAACTCATTGGCATTCATAAAACAACTTACAACAAAAAGAAACGTGCACCGGAGTTACTCAGCAGTCGTGACTCTGAGATGGTGCTGATCCTTATTGAGTTGCTGACTTTTGGAAAGTCTGTGTTCAATGATGATGAGAAGAAATTTCAGCGCTGGCTCAAAAAAAATAATATTTCACTGGGTGGGGTCACGCCTGTTAGTCTTTTCGATTCTGTGACAGGCATTGCAGAAGTCAAAAATGCTTTGTTACGCCTTGAGTACGGTAATCTGGCCTGA
- a CDS encoding metallopeptidase domain-containing protein — translation MYRPFLWGFCEKAAAWPLSGCVAICLLLAFTNCRTSSGLHPKPDHSAQEATNIRSVNTQTDTKQHSHPLNTLAPGDTVRAGYRMPAAGALHALVVFARFENDDVPMRGWEEHPDPGDPTNIPAWMSRFISPTTDEARAQNRYENLTLYFDQASLGQFAFTGTAAYVSVPDSFYGGTYAAANRHLIQNLLGDGDARPGQLGQSPGDFDRWRMASPGVHIHEPDGAFDYVIIIYRRPERNRHPFGARWNGIAALGTGSIPVADGYRVNASWSEGSGQTLTFTGTEQAVGYLIHEIGHHLLGAPHPYIGATGTHPAYWGLFHTYLANQSINAWEREALGWHRMMRIRPDENALTEITLGDYYTTGEAAVFERPDGSLLIFENRQKQHQLQGGPGTHDLATLNPDDRGLFIYELFPPYSSRIHNIRTFPASGHHQWELLGSSTACGGSRPQPILRRMSEHPNGISYRDAFYLNTEDSVLAAGNPYALYLYANHDPDRCITYKRGQHFNTAFGPASPGGKTLFTAYTNPGSLDRAGQYTGLSTYIPHPPDEEGRLRLFFSADPFFSALDEPLRVGQHLFFTQNTRIPVQARLTLQPGAKLYLKPEAVLEIRGQITLPDGQLLTGTWTAAQLTEQHPDFVRLLPEPSGIVTRAPYGQP, via the coding sequence ATGTACAGACCTTTTCTTTGGGGATTTTGTGAAAAAGCAGCAGCCTGGCCTCTGTCAGGCTGCGTTGCAATTTGTCTGCTCCTTGCCTTCACCAACTGCCGGACGTCGTCGGGATTGCATCCCAAACCTGATCACAGTGCGCAGGAGGCCACAAACATCCGATCCGTGAACACGCAGACCGACACAAAGCAACACTCGCATCCGCTTAACACCCTTGCCCCCGGCGATACCGTCCGCGCCGGCTACCGCATGCCCGCTGCCGGCGCCCTGCACGCATTGGTCGTTTTCGCACGCTTCGAAAACGACGACGTCCCCATGCGGGGCTGGGAAGAGCATCCCGATCCCGGCGACCCCACAAATATCCCCGCCTGGATGAGCCGCTTCATCAGTCCCACGACCGATGAAGCCCGTGCGCAGAACCGCTACGAAAACCTGACCCTGTACTTCGATCAGGCCTCGCTCGGGCAGTTTGCTTTCACCGGCACCGCTGCCTATGTATCAGTGCCGGATTCCTTTTATGGCGGCACGTACGCGGCGGCAAACCGGCACCTCATCCAAAACCTCCTCGGCGATGGCGACGCCCGGCCGGGTCAGCTCGGGCAGTCTCCAGGCGACTTCGACCGCTGGCGCATGGCATCTCCGGGCGTCCACATCCACGAACCGGATGGCGCCTTCGATTACGTCATCATCATTTACCGCCGGCCTGAGCGAAACAGGCATCCGTTCGGCGCCCGCTGGAACGGCATTGCTGCACTCGGCACTGGAAGTATTCCTGTTGCCGACGGCTACCGGGTGAACGCGTCCTGGTCTGAAGGCAGCGGGCAAACCCTGACCTTTACTGGTACCGAACAGGCCGTTGGCTACCTCATACATGAAATCGGGCATCATCTTCTGGGCGCGCCTCACCCGTATATCGGTGCGACCGGTACGCACCCGGCCTACTGGGGCCTGTTTCACACCTACCTCGCCAACCAAAGCATCAACGCCTGGGAGCGCGAAGCCCTGGGGTGGCACCGCATGATGCGCATCCGGCCGGATGAAAACGCGCTCACTGAAATAACGCTGGGCGATTACTACACGACCGGCGAAGCCGCCGTTTTTGAGCGTCCCGACGGCAGCCTCCTCATCTTTGAAAACCGGCAAAAACAGCATCAGCTTCAGGGCGGACCCGGTACCCATGATCTTGCAACGCTAAACCCCGACGACCGCGGCCTGTTCATCTATGAACTTTTCCCGCCCTACAGCAGCCGTATTCACAACATCCGTACGTTTCCGGCTTCGGGGCATCATCAGTGGGAGCTTTTAGGCAGCAGCACGGCCTGCGGCGGTTCACGTCCGCAACCGATTCTTCGTCGTATGAGCGAGCACCCCAACGGTATTTCGTACCGCGACGCTTTCTATCTCAACACCGAAGATTCGGTGCTTGCTGCCGGAAATCCGTATGCGCTCTACCTCTACGCCAACCATGATCCCGACCGCTGCATCACGTATAAAAGGGGGCAGCACTTCAACACCGCCTTCGGACCCGCTTCCCCTGGCGGCAAAACCCTGTTCACTGCCTACACCAACCCGGGCAGCCTCGACCGGGCGGGGCAGTACACCGGCCTCAGCACGTACATCCCCCATCCCCCGGATGAAGAAGGCCGTCTCCGGCTGTTCTTCTCCGCCGATCCGTTCTTTTCCGCTTTGGACGAACCGCTGCGTGTCGGGCAGCACTTGTTCTTTACACAAAACACCCGTATTCCCGTGCAGGCCCGCCTCACCCTGCAGCCCGGCGCAAAGCTGTACCTTAAGCCCGAAGCCGTTCTTGAAATCAGGGGGCAAATCACCCTCCCCGACGGACAGCTCCTTACCGGCACATGGACCGCCGCGCAGCTCACCGAACAGCATCCCGATTTTGTCCGGCTTCTTCCCGAACCATCCGGTATCGTAACCCGCGCGCCCTATGGTCAGCCATAA